From Dehalococcoidia bacterium, a single genomic window includes:
- a CDS encoding NHL repeat-containing protein — protein sequence MSRPHGLLRAGYPYLRTLGMRRVTNFPSDIAFPDGDEMAYILMRSEGASTVRIWPVDDADALTDDLKGFGSYGTGDGQMVWPVQLITDGNGHLYVSDEATHRITKFDKEGEFISRFGTRGDGDGEFNGPTGIAFDPDGNLVVVDSQNHRVQRYSEDGKYLGGFGSHGTGPGQFDLPWGIHVDELGDIYVADWGNNRFQVFSPDGEVKNVVGTSGTGEAEFDRPTGIAVDAHGDIYVADWGNNRVQMFNLEGHYLWSFRGDATLSRVARQYMLTNAVSNRLREMGRIEQEKYLRKPRSVRVDSEFRLFNRVQIYQKDVIELDRTQYAGPLRNPTLEVT from the coding sequence ATGAGCAGGCCACACGGATTGCTTCGAGCCGGATACCCCTATCTGAGGACACTGGGTATGCGGCGAGTGACGAACTTCCCGTCGGACATCGCGTTTCCGGATGGCGACGAAATGGCGTACATCCTGATGAGGTCCGAGGGCGCGTCTACGGTCAGAATATGGCCGGTTGACGACGCGGATGCGCTGACCGACGACCTGAAGGGATTCGGCAGCTACGGTACGGGCGACGGCCAGATGGTGTGGCCGGTGCAACTCATCACCGATGGGAATGGCCACCTGTACGTGAGCGACGAGGCGACTCACCGCATCACCAAGTTCGACAAAGAGGGTGAGTTCATCTCCAGGTTCGGCACCCGTGGCGACGGCGACGGAGAGTTCAACGGGCCCACGGGCATCGCGTTCGACCCTGACGGCAACCTAGTCGTGGTCGACTCTCAGAACCATCGCGTGCAGAGGTATTCCGAGGACGGCAAGTATCTCGGCGGCTTCGGGTCGCACGGCACCGGGCCGGGTCAGTTCGACCTCCCTTGGGGAATCCACGTCGACGAGCTTGGCGACATATACGTCGCAGACTGGGGCAACAACCGCTTCCAGGTGTTCAGCCCCGATGGCGAAGTGAAGAACGTCGTGGGCACGTCCGGCACTGGCGAGGCCGAGTTCGACAGGCCGACAGGTATCGCGGTCGATGCGCACGGTGACATATACGTCGCAGACTGGGGTAACAACCGCGTGCAGATGTTCAACTTGGAGGGTCACTATCTGTGGAGCTTCCGCGGAGACGCAACGCTGTCTCGGGTCGCGCGCCAGTACATGCTGACCAACGCGGTCTCCAACCGGCTCCGCGAGATGGGGCGCATCGAGCAGGAGAAGTACCTGCGTAAGCCCAGGTCGGTCAGGGTCGACAGCGAGTTCCGGCTCTTCAACCGCGTCCAGATCTACCAGAAAGACGTGATAGAGCTCGACCGCACTCAGTATGCCGGGCCCCTGCGCAACCCCACCCTAGAGGTCACGTAA